Genomic segment of uncultured Flavobacterium sp.:
TTAATCAAGGAAGAGAAATATGACGAGGCACTTGATATTGCAAGACAACAAGTAGAAGGTGGAGCACAGATCATCGATATTAATATGGATGAAGGAATGCTCGATGGTGTTCAGGCAATGACAAAGTTTTTGAATTTAATTGCATCTGAACCGGATATTTCGCGAGTGCCGATTATGATCGACAGCTCGAAATGGGAAATCATCGAAGCGGGTCTTAAAGTAGTACAAGGAAAAAGCGTCGTAAACTCGATTTCGTTGAAAGAAGGAGAAGAAGCCTTTATTCACCACGCTAAATTAATCAAACGTTACGGAGCGGCGGCAATTATCATGGCTTTTGACGAAGTTGGTCAGGCTGATAATTTTGACCGAAGAGTTGAAATCTGTCAGCGTTCGTATGATATTTTGGTAAACAAAGTAAATTTTCCTCCGCAAGATATTATTTTCGATTTGAATATTTTTCCGGTTGCAACCGGAATGGAAGAACATCGTTTGAATGCTTTGGACTTTTTTAGAGGTACAAAATGGGTTCGCGAGAATTTACCTCATGCACATATTAGTGGTGGTGTGAGTAACGTTTCATTTTCTTTTAGAGGAAATGATACGGTTCGTGAAGCGATGCACTCGGTGTTTTTATATCACGCGATCAAGAACGGAATGACGATGGGAATCGTAAATCCAGAGATGTTGACGATTTACGATGATATTCCGAAAGACTTATTAGAACACGTTGAAGACGTAATTCTGGACAGACGTGATGATGCGACCGAAAGACTTTTGGATTTTGCTGAGAATGTAAAAGGCGAAGTAAAAAGTGATGAAAAAGCGGTTCAGGAATGGCGTTTAGGCACGGTTCAGGAACGTATAACGCATTCATTAGTAAAAGGAGTTGATGCTTTTATTGAAGAAGATGTTGAGGAAGCACGTTTGGCAGCAACAAAACCTATTGAAGTTATCGAAATCAATTTGATGACGGGAATGAACGTTGTTGGAGATTTATTCGGTAGCGGAAAAATGTTTTTGCCTCAGGTAGTAAAATCGGCACGTGTGATGAAAAAAGCTGTTGCTTATTTATTGCCTTATATTGAAGCAAGTAAGCAAGCCGGAGATAAACAAGGAAATGGAAAAATATTGATGGCAACTGTAAAAGGTGACGTTCACGATATTGGTAAAAATATTGTTTCGGTAGTTTTGGCGTGTAACAATTATGAGATTGTAGATCTTGGTGTTATGGTGCCTCCGGAAAAAATTATTGCTGCGGCGATCGAGCATAACGTAGACATTATTGGTTTAAGCGGATTGATCACACCTTCGCTTGACGAAATGGTTTATCTGGCAAAAGAATTAGACAAACAAGGAATTAAAATTCCGATTATGATTGGTGGAGCAACGACTTCGCGCGCGCATACAGCCGTGAAAATCGCTCCGCAATATAGAGAAACTGTAATTCACGTAAACGATGCTTCACGCGCCGTTACCGTTGCAGGAAATTTGTTAGATCATAACCGTAAAATATATGCAAGCGATATTCGTGCTGAATACGATGCGTTTAGAGAAACATTTTTGAATCGTTCGCGAGACAAAAACTTCCTAACGATTGAACAAGCACGTAAAAACAAATTGCAATTGGACTGGGACGAATATACTCCGACTAAACCAAAAGTAATTGGTAAACAAATTGTCGAAGTAGATTTGGATGTTTTGGTTCCGTACATCGACTGGACGCCATTTTTTAGAACATGGGAATTGTTCGGGAAATATCCGGCAATCTTGACAGATGAGGTTGTGGGTAAAGAAGCAACTTCGGTTTTTGCAGATGCTCAGGCGATGCTGAAAGTAATTTTAGCAGAGAAAAAATTATCGGCAAAAGGTATTTACGGAATTTTCCCTGCAAATCAGATTGATGATGACGATATCGAATTGCGTGATGAAAACGGAAAAGTTCTGGAGAAATTCTTAACACTTCGTCAACAATCGCAAAAAACAAAAGGTGCGCCAAACATAGCTTTATCTGATTTTATCTTGCCAAAAGATAGCGGAATTGCAGATTATATGGGAGCTTTTTGTGTGACAACAGGTTTTGGTGTAGACGAATGGGCAGCTGAATTCGAGAAAGATCTGGATGATTATAATTCGATTATGGTAAAAGCATTAGCTGATCGTTTTGCTGAGGCTTTCGCCGAATATCTTCACGAAAAAGTTCGTATGGAATTTTGGGGCTATGACCCGGGAGAAACATTATCTAAAGAAGATTTGATCGAAGAAAATTACAAAGGAATTCGTCCTGCGCCAGGATATCCGGCTTGTCCGGATCACTTAGAGAAACCAACAATTTGGAAACTCTTAAATGTGGCCGAAGAAATTGGAGTTACGCTGACAGAAAGCATGGCGATGTGGCCGGCTTCTTCAGTTTCAGGATATTATTTCGGGAATCCGAAAAGTAAGTATTTCGGACTCGGAAAAATAAAAGAAGATCAGGTGGTAGATTATGCTAAACGACGCAATGTTCCAACTGATTATGCAATGAAATGGTTAAACCCTAATATAGCAGATTAAATATAGTTGATGGTTGATAGTTTTTGGTTGTTGGACCCAGTTCTGACGTATGAACCAAAAACTATCAACTAACAACGATTAACTAACAACTAAGATGGAATACAGTAAATTGGAAGTTTGGCAGGAAGCACGGAAATTGGTGAATTTATTGTATGATTCTTCTAAACTGTTTCCAAAAGAAGAATTATTTGGATTGACTAATCAAATGAGAAGAGCGGCGATTTCAATACCGTCAAATATTGCTGAGGGTTGTGGACGGCAGACATCAAAAGAAACAATACATTTTCTTCATATTTCAAGAGGATCATTGTATGAATTAGAAACCCAGTATTATTTGGCATTGGATCAAAAATATATTGATGAGAGTACATTTAATGTTGTCTTGGAACAGATTAAAACTTGCAAAAAGTTATTAAACGGGTTTATTAACTATTATAAAAAATTAATATAGTTGAGGTTGTTATTTTTTCAGTTGCAAAATAAACTAACAACTAACAACCAAAAACTATCAACTAATAAATTATTGATTTACGTTTTTTGATTTCAGATT
This window contains:
- a CDS encoding four helix bundle protein, whose product is MEYSKLEVWQEARKLVNLLYDSSKLFPKEELFGLTNQMRRAAISIPSNIAEGCGRQTSKETIHFLHISRGSLYELETQYYLALDQKYIDESTFNVVLEQIKTCKKLLNGFINYYKKLI
- the metH gene encoding methionine synthase; protein product: MAEKRRDLVLAGLEPLIITPESVFVNIGERTNVTGSRKFLRLIKEEKYDEALDIARQQVEGGAQIIDINMDEGMLDGVQAMTKFLNLIASEPDISRVPIMIDSSKWEIIEAGLKVVQGKSVVNSISLKEGEEAFIHHAKLIKRYGAAAIIMAFDEVGQADNFDRRVEICQRSYDILVNKVNFPPQDIIFDLNIFPVATGMEEHRLNALDFFRGTKWVRENLPHAHISGGVSNVSFSFRGNDTVREAMHSVFLYHAIKNGMTMGIVNPEMLTIYDDIPKDLLEHVEDVILDRRDDATERLLDFAENVKGEVKSDEKAVQEWRLGTVQERITHSLVKGVDAFIEEDVEEARLAATKPIEVIEINLMTGMNVVGDLFGSGKMFLPQVVKSARVMKKAVAYLLPYIEASKQAGDKQGNGKILMATVKGDVHDIGKNIVSVVLACNNYEIVDLGVMVPPEKIIAAAIEHNVDIIGLSGLITPSLDEMVYLAKELDKQGIKIPIMIGGATTSRAHTAVKIAPQYRETVIHVNDASRAVTVAGNLLDHNRKIYASDIRAEYDAFRETFLNRSRDKNFLTIEQARKNKLQLDWDEYTPTKPKVIGKQIVEVDLDVLVPYIDWTPFFRTWELFGKYPAILTDEVVGKEATSVFADAQAMLKVILAEKKLSAKGIYGIFPANQIDDDDIELRDENGKVLEKFLTLRQQSQKTKGAPNIALSDFILPKDSGIADYMGAFCVTTGFGVDEWAAEFEKDLDDYNSIMVKALADRFAEAFAEYLHEKVRMEFWGYDPGETLSKEDLIEENYKGIRPAPGYPACPDHLEKPTIWKLLNVAEEIGVTLTESMAMWPASSVSGYYFGNPKSKYFGLGKIKEDQVVDYAKRRNVPTDYAMKWLNPNIAD